GGTGAAGATGAGCAGCTGAATGTGGCGGGTGTCGGAGCAGGAGAGCCTTAAGAGAGGCTGGTGGTCACAGAAGAAGTGGGGCACTTGGTGGGAGGCACAGAAGGACAGGCGAGCCATAAGCAGGATATGCAGGAGGGAGTGGAGGTGGGACACCAGCCACGCGGTCGCCACCAGGGCTGTGCACACGGCCCGGGACATCCTTGTGGCATAGTGGAGAGGGTGCcggatggccacatagcggtcataggccatggcGGCCAGGAGACAGCTATCGGTCACACCCAGGGCAAAGAAGAAGTACATCTGGGTCAGGCAGCCAGCCAGGGAGATGGAGCGGTCATGGGCCAACAAGTTGGCCAGCATCTTGGGGACAGTGACGGAGGTAAAACAGAGATCAGCAAAGGACAGATGGGCCAGCAGGAAGTACATGGGTGCGTGCAGGGCTGAACTGGCCCGGCTGGCGGCCACAATGAGTCCATTACCCAGGATGCCTGCCACGTACAGGACCAAGAATAGCACGAAGAGAGGCCGCCGCTGTCCAGGAGTTGTGGTCAGTCCCAGTAGGATAAATGGGGCTTCCTCCGAAGACTCATTGGTAGCATCCATGGCTGGGCTGGTTCTTCCCCTACTCCTGGGGCATCTCCCCAGTGTCTAGGAAAAGGGCGAAGTGTGACTACATTTCTCAAGGCTTCCTGGCCATGGGGGAAATCATGGGTTTGGCGTCAGCCAGCCCTGGTATTACACACAggtgtgactgtgggcaagtcaCGTCACTGCCCgaactctcttcctttctgctttAGGTTTCCCATCTGTAGGATGAGGGAACTGAACTAGGTGATCTTCTAGGCCACTTCCAACCCAGATACTTTGTGATTTTAAGCAACAATAGAATAAAAGGTGTTGCCCAGGATGGAGGCTGGAGCAGGAAGAAAGTATGgaagaaaagacagaggaagggTCCACACAGCAGGTAAGAGCTCTGACCACGAGGCACTCATTTCCACAAagtaaaaatggggaaaaacagaacaaaacaagataGGAGGGAGGACCACGCGTTTCAGAACCCCGAGGATAAAGAGAAGAGCCCCAACTTCTCAAGGGGATAGAGCACAAGGATCTAATGATGTTCTCATAACCGGACCTGCCTTCAGGTGTTCCACTGGCAGCGGATGATAGAACACAGTTGAGCAAGATCTTCAGATTCTGAAGGAAAAAAGTGTATTGAACTTAGAATTTGAtgctaaagcaaaataataatcaaGTGTGAGAGAAGAATAAAGGTATTTTCAAacttgccaaaaaaaaagaaaagaaaaagagcacaagaatCGGGATGGCTCCCCATATAGCTTGGAGAACTTTCCCCATGAGATCAAGTACTCTTTGGGAATCAATGCCCAACCCTTTGAGAGAAACtggcacagacagacagatgcaCCAGCCAGATGGCAACTTGTTTTACGTCTCTCATTTTCCCCCATCTGTATCTGCTGCAGAAACCTTGAGAGAGGGGTTTTAGCACAAGGTTTGCTGGAGGCTTTGCTGAGACCATCCCTGCAGGGGAACGATCTCCTAATTTCTTCCTGTGTCCttctctattaaaaatataaaataaataaaataagtgccCTCCCTACCTTAGTGTCTTccttcccccccgcccctcctTTGTGTAAGAAGAATCCTCTGGCTTTGGCTCCCTGTAGAGCATTTTCACAAAGTCCCCATCACGTGCCACCTTCCAGGAGGGTGAGTGGATGGAGGGTAGGGTAGTGGGGGCAAGATCTTTACAAACTGGACCTGTTCTGACCTGTGTCTACACTGGTGTCAATGAACATTAAAACGCACGAAGCTGTTTGTAGGACATCCATATATAATCACAGAGACGGCCGTGCAGGCTTGCAGACTTGCACAGCCTCAGGAGGGTCTGGTCTCTGCAAATGCACAGGCACAATCCGTAATATACAGAAATGTGGACCTGGCAGAGGCATCATCACACAAAAGTGGACAAGTGAAACCACAACCCCCCAGACTCAAATCATCATACACTTAGAGAGACGGTCAGATATAATCACGACATAGTGCTGAGGCCAGAGAGTAACGATCGGTCACATGCTCCTGTTCGTGGAAACTCACAGCACCATGTACAGCGACTGGGACCTGCCGTGCCCATCTGTGCTTCCGCCGACCACCTGCCCTGTGTAAGCGCTCTACCAGTGCGTGCCCATGCTAGGCACACCCGATCCCTTCGCTCATCACCTAGTCATCACGCACAACCTCAGGGGCCCACAACCTCCC
This is a stretch of genomic DNA from Mustela lutreola isolate mMusLut2 chromosome 12, mMusLut2.pri, whole genome shotgun sequence. It encodes these proteins:
- the LOC131813117 gene encoding olfactory receptor 1K1; this translates as MDATNESSEEAPFILLGLTTTPGQRRPLFVLFLVLYVAGILGNGLIVAASRASSALHAPMYFLLAHLSFADLCFTSVTVPKMLANLLAHDRSISLAGCLTQMYFFFALGVTDSCLLAAMAYDRYVAIRHPLHYATRMSRAVCTALVATAWLVSHLHSLLHILLMARLSFCASHQVPHFFCDHQPLLRLSCSDTRHIQLLIFTEGAAVVVTPFLLILASYGAIAAAVLRLPSASGRLRAVSTCGSHLAVVGLFYGTVIAVYFQPTSRYEAERGRVATVMYTVVTPMLNPVIYSLRNRDVQGALRALCPRRRISAADS